A single region of the Candidatus Cloacimonas sp. genome encodes:
- a CDS encoding phosphatase PAP2 family protein → MKRSFLIILIVLPMVCFALSAEENSYPTDYLLSYPATIYTEATAPLNWQKANWLQASVIILTAGSLYFLDDELRELYQRNRTEFTDNIFTGAKQCGEVKIVLPALAITTLGGYLAQNEKITDTGLLCLKSSVLALSVTQILKMASQRQRPLKDQGEQFWNGSKFSFHNDSFPSGHSTLVWSIAPIIAEANQPIKWIPPTVYVMATLTSLSRLNDDQHWTSDVFTGAVIGYVTAKLTLKTTPHWQLSYYQQGQGVSVLYRF, encoded by the coding sequence ATGAAGAGAAGTTTCCTAATCATTTTAATCGTATTGCCGATGGTTTGTTTTGCGCTTTCCGCAGAGGAAAATAGTTATCCAACAGATTATCTACTTTCCTATCCTGCAACAATTTATACCGAGGCAACGGCTCCCCTAAACTGGCAAAAAGCAAATTGGCTACAGGCAAGCGTCATAATTTTAACAGCAGGGAGTTTATATTTTCTGGATGACGAATTGCGTGAGCTCTATCAACGCAACCGAACTGAATTTACCGATAATATTTTTACGGGCGCAAAGCAATGCGGAGAGGTGAAAATTGTGCTTCCAGCTTTAGCCATAACCACTTTAGGAGGGTATCTTGCCCAAAATGAAAAGATTACCGACACGGGTTTGCTGTGTTTAAAAAGTTCTGTTTTGGCTTTATCAGTTACGCAAATCCTCAAGATGGCTTCGCAAAGGCAAAGGCCTTTAAAAGACCAAGGCGAACAATTTTGGAACGGAAGCAAATTTTCGTTTCACAATGATAGTTTTCCTTCCGGGCACTCAACTTTGGTTTGGAGCATAGCACCCATCATAGCAGAAGCGAATCAACCAATAAAATGGATTCCACCCACGGTTTATGTAATGGCAACTTTAACTTCGTTATCCCGCCTGAACGATGATCAGCATTGGACCAGCGATGTTTTTACCGGAGCGGTAATTGGATATGTAACGGCAAAATTAACATTAAAAACCACTCCTCATTGGCAGCTAAGTTATTATCAACAGGGGCAGGGAGTTTCCGTTCTTTATCGTTTCTGA
- a CDS encoding PAS domain S-box protein encodes MNALSQSFYRILFDQSPVSLWVEDFREIKSEVQKLKQDGIEDLRKYLTENPEKFDDLLDKLKVVDVNNTTLRIYKAVNKRELLDNLQLIFKDEAHNVMLDSILAVAEEKEYFQGQGINYDLKGNKLYFNISWNIPLGEQKDYESVIVAMQDITNLTLTSNELEEREALFRCIFEQSSDGMMLFQKDGKVIMANDTIEEHFGIPANKIIGEYIWNIYKEFSQIVTFEQSDLMNKENVLRILSEPNEAFMEMEYSFTDNHHKIHARKQTILPISTTKGDIFAYISTDLTPAYRSEKVTSILHQISHAVNITESLEDLFQIIHKAISTIIDATNFYIALYDEKSNLITFPYLVDEMEESNFPVVADDSQSLTAQIISEAKTLLLDSKEIERRVKTTGLVGVECKNFLGIPLILSGKVLGALVVQSYQDIDLYDEEDKLLLESISEQIAFALHKKQADENIKILVQAVEQAGEGIVIFTPEGDIQYVNSIFEKITSYRRIELLGKPFEYLPLKSNNNLEIKQSWMRVRSSQPWSGKVDMVRKDGSTATLDMVVKPVIDNEGRLSSIVASCKDITYEILQEEQMKRTQRLEALGRLTGGIAHDFNNILSAIIGYTELAADDLPPESDAAMNLLEVLKSSTRAKEMIHQLISFSRQEESKSEVIELVDHVKESVRFLKSFLPHSIEIRERYAADKSTVWAVPSQIHQIVINLGTNSMHAIKRDDGYIDVSVEPVAFRSSDMQMFPELEQSQYLKISVSDNGTGIEPSIIDRIFDPYFTTKGATDGTGLGLSIVHSIIQSHHGAIRVDSKPGIGTTFDIYLPLYIQEQANQEGMEEDEEIDYSGTETLMFVDDEPSLVSVFRQGMMRLGYKVEGFTDPRKAHEYFTKNPNAVDIVITDTTMPYMNGVDLAAKLMSIRPDIPIIICTGFTTLISMEEARQRGIRDFIMKPFKIRDIATRIREILNFDKSNNDAPGSLAE; translated from the coding sequence ATGAATGCGTTGAGCCAATCGTTTTATCGAATCTTGTTTGATCAATCCCCTGTGTCTTTGTGGGTAGAAGATTTCAGAGAAATTAAAAGTGAAGTTCAGAAACTTAAGCAGGATGGAATTGAAGATCTGCGTAAATACCTGACGGAGAATCCTGAAAAATTCGATGACTTGTTAGACAAACTGAAAGTAGTAGATGTGAATAATACTACTCTGCGTATTTATAAGGCAGTGAATAAACGGGAGTTGCTGGATAATCTGCAGCTTATTTTTAAAGATGAAGCGCATAATGTTATGTTGGATTCGATCTTAGCGGTGGCAGAAGAGAAGGAATATTTTCAGGGGCAGGGCATTAACTATGACCTGAAAGGTAACAAACTCTATTTTAACATTTCTTGGAATATTCCTTTGGGCGAGCAAAAGGACTATGAAAGTGTAATTGTAGCTATGCAGGATATTACGAATCTTACTTTAACCAGCAACGAATTGGAAGAACGCGAGGCATTATTTCGCTGTATTTTTGAACAGTCCTCGGATGGAATGATGCTGTTCCAAAAAGACGGTAAAGTGATTATGGCTAATGATACGATTGAGGAACATTTCGGTATTCCTGCCAATAAAATAATCGGTGAATATATCTGGAATATCTACAAAGAATTCAGTCAAATTGTAACTTTCGAACAATCAGACCTGATGAATAAAGAAAATGTTCTAAGAATCCTATCTGAACCTAACGAAGCATTTATGGAAATGGAATATTCCTTTACGGACAACCACCACAAAATTCATGCTCGCAAACAAACGATTTTACCCATCTCTACAACTAAAGGAGATATATTTGCCTATATTTCCACAGACCTAACTCCTGCTTACCGTTCGGAAAAAGTAACCTCCATTCTGCATCAAATAAGCCATGCGGTAAATATTACGGAATCGTTGGAAGATTTATTTCAAATTATACATAAGGCAATTAGCACGATAATTGACGCCACCAATTTTTATATTGCCCTCTACGATGAAAAGAGCAATCTGATTACTTTTCCCTATCTGGTGGATGAAATGGAAGAAAGTAATTTTCCCGTTGTGGCTGATGATAGCCAATCATTAACAGCACAAATAATTAGCGAAGCCAAAACACTGTTGCTGGATAGCAAAGAAATTGAAAGAAGGGTAAAAACTACTGGACTGGTGGGAGTTGAATGCAAAAACTTTTTGGGTATTCCCCTAATCCTTTCCGGAAAAGTGCTCGGCGCTTTAGTGGTGCAATCTTATCAAGATATCGATCTCTATGATGAAGAAGATAAATTGCTGCTGGAATCAATCTCTGAACAGATAGCTTTCGCTTTGCATAAAAAGCAGGCGGATGAAAACATCAAAATCTTGGTTCAGGCAGTGGAACAAGCAGGTGAAGGCATCGTTATCTTCACGCCGGAAGGAGATATTCAATATGTAAATTCCATCTTTGAGAAAATAACCTCTTACCGCAGAATTGAGCTGTTGGGCAAACCTTTTGAATATCTTCCTTTAAAATCCAACAACAATTTGGAAATTAAACAATCCTGGATGCGGGTTCGTTCTTCTCAGCCGTGGAGCGGAAAAGTTGATATGGTTCGTAAAGATGGTTCAACCGCTACTTTGGATATGGTGGTAAAACCTGTGATTGATAATGAGGGACGCCTCTCCAGTATCGTTGCCAGCTGTAAAGACATTACTTATGAAATTTTACAGGAAGAACAAATGAAGAGGACTCAACGGCTGGAAGCTCTCGGTCGTTTAACTGGAGGCATCGCTCACGATTTTAATAATATATTAAGCGCCATCATTGGCTATACTGAACTGGCTGCCGATGATTTACCTCCCGAAAGCGATGCTGCAATGAATTTGCTGGAAGTATTAAAATCATCCACTCGCGCCAAAGAAATGATTCACCAGCTGATATCTTTTTCTCGTCAGGAAGAATCTAAATCGGAAGTAATAGAATTAGTGGATCATGTAAAAGAATCGGTGCGTTTTCTGAAGTCCTTTTTACCTCATTCCATAGAAATAAGAGAAAGGTATGCGGCTGATAAAAGTACCGTTTGGGCGGTTCCCAGCCAGATTCATCAGATTGTAATCAATTTGGGCACGAATTCTATGCATGCCATTAAAAGAGATGATGGTTACATAGATGTTTCCGTTGAGCCAGTTGCTTTTCGCAGCAGTGATATGCAGATGTTTCCTGAACTTGAACAAAGCCAATATCTGAAAATATCCGTGAGTGATAATGGAACTGGTATTGAGCCCTCCATTATAGACCGGATTTTTGATCCCTATTTTACTACTAAAGGTGCCACCGATGGAACCGGTTTGGGACTTTCCATCGTGCATAGCATAATTCAGTCACACCATGGAGCTATCAGAGTGGATAGTAAACCCGGAATCGGAACCACTTTTGATATCTATCTTCCTCTGTATATACAGGAACAAGCTAATCAGGAAGGAATGGAAGAAGACGAAGAAATTGATTATAGCGGCACAGAGACCCTTATGTTCGTAGATGACGAACCAAGCTTAGTTTCCGTGTTCAGACAGGGTATGATGCGTTTGGGCTATAAAGTTGAGGGCTTTACAGATCCCCGTAAAGCACACGAATATTTTACTAAAAATCCCAATGCCGTGGATATCGTGATTACGGATACTACGATGCCTTATATGAATGGCGTAGATTTGGCTGCCAAACTGATGTCCATCCGCCCCGATATTCCCATTATAATTTGCACCGGTTTTACCACCTTAATTTCGATGGAAGAAGCAAGACAGCGGGGAATTCGTGATTTCATAATGAAGCCCTTCAAGATTAGAGATATCGCCACTCGGATCAGAGAAATATTGAATTTTGACAAGAGTAATAACGATGCGCCTGGATCTCTTGCTGAATAA
- a CDS encoding T9SS type A sorting domain-containing protein: MKRLVLLCVLFTAISFAGANPIVENLISRFWFEEDNVLKIELSRFFHYYNIETVTYLDAEDSLTFVITPDSLEFHLIQIPESCNTPAQGYFTLRAAELTDDTVHWGEGLENDLSPLYDTQCAIQMLYDNFNGDNVYGWAKDISPSVCSSQYCSARFTLQVICTDLSGLPVAGVSVFHSQSGWGEFNNPIITNAEGIATDDLWPMKTRFWVKNPLNDETVFDTLFFAEPSELKTFSVQLPISVEDSVLPSATGKLIINPSVLNMNSGKALHIVYGQKISGKAELILYDLKGRKLAATKYTKKEVDWLLPKLANGIYFVRLTNDGKALGTAKLIVIK; this comes from the coding sequence ATGAAACGCCTTGTTCTATTATGCGTGCTTTTTACCGCAATATCCTTCGCTGGGGCAAATCCCATTGTGGAAAATTTAATCAGCAGATTCTGGTTTGAAGAAGATAATGTGCTGAAGATTGAATTAAGCAGATTTTTCCACTACTATAACATTGAAACGGTAACTTATCTGGATGCCGAGGACTCACTTACCTTTGTTATTACTCCAGATTCTTTGGAGTTTCATCTCATTCAAATTCCGGAAAGTTGTAATACACCTGCTCAAGGATATTTTACGCTACGAGCTGCAGAATTAACTGATGATACGGTTCATTGGGGAGAGGGCTTGGAAAATGATTTAAGCCCCTTATACGATACTCAATGTGCAATTCAAATGCTTTATGATAATTTTAATGGTGATAATGTTTATGGTTGGGCAAAAGATATTTCACCTTCGGTTTGCAGTTCACAATATTGTTCTGCCAGATTCACTCTCCAAGTGATATGTACTGATTTAAGCGGTTTACCGGTTGCCGGTGTTTCTGTTTTTCACAGTCAATCCGGTTGGGGTGAATTTAATAATCCGATTATAACTAATGCGGAAGGCATTGCCACAGATGATTTATGGCCTATGAAAACGCGGTTTTGGGTAAAAAATCCCCTTAATGATGAAACGGTGTTTGATACCCTGTTTTTTGCCGAACCCTCGGAACTTAAGACCTTTTCGGTGCAATTGCCAATTTCCGTAGAGGATAGTGTTTTGCCCTCTGCTACCGGTAAACTGATCATAAATCCTTCCGTGCTGAATATGAATTCCGGAAAGGCATTACATATTGTTTATGGCCAAAAGATTTCCGGTAAGGCAGAACTGATTTTATATGACCTCAAAGGACGCAAACTTGCCGCAACAAAATACACAAAAAAGGAAGTGGATTGGCTGCTTCCCAAGCTTGCCAACGGTATATATTTTGTCCGTTTAACGAACGATGGCAAAGCATTGGGAACGGCTAAACTGATCGTCATCAAGTGA
- a CDS encoding acetate kinase has protein sequence MKILVLNCGSSSIKYQLIDMQTENLMAEGIVEKIGEDIALFTFKSSKYTKKKREMVIDNHEQGLQLILEALIDPATGVLNELTEIDAVGHRLVHAGEHYSDAVKITDNVVEVMEECISLAPLHNPANLKGIEAVKNKMPECPQCGVFDTAFHQTMPAMAYLYPLPLEFYTNYKIRRYGFHGTSHKYVSFKAAEFLHRPLTDMKVITCHLGNGASISAIKNGKSIDTSMGFTPLEGLMMGTRCGDIDPAIPIHMQQQLGLTVEEVNNILNKKSGMLGLSHISNDMREIESEVLEKNNPKAIMALNVYCYRIKKYIGSYFAALNGLDVLVFTGGVGENMPIARDIICRDMEALGIKINLEENAKHSDDIQVLSSAEAKVIVLKIPTNEELMIARETENILRQEK, from the coding sequence ATGAAAATATTAGTATTAAATTGCGGTAGTTCCTCTATTAAATATCAGCTTATTGATATGCAAACAGAGAACTTAATGGCAGAGGGCATTGTAGAAAAAATCGGGGAAGATATTGCGCTTTTTACCTTTAAAAGTAGCAAATACACGAAAAAGAAACGCGAAATGGTGATTGATAATCATGAACAGGGTTTGCAACTTATTTTGGAAGCGCTGATTGATCCGGCCACTGGCGTTCTGAATGAACTAACGGAAATAGATGCAGTAGGCCATCGTTTGGTGCATGCCGGAGAACATTATTCCGATGCGGTGAAAATTACTGATAATGTGGTAGAAGTGATGGAAGAATGTATATCTCTGGCGCCACTGCATAATCCTGCCAATTTGAAAGGCATAGAAGCAGTAAAAAATAAAATGCCGGAATGTCCTCAATGCGGTGTTTTCGATACTGCTTTTCATCAAACAATGCCCGCTATGGCATATTTGTATCCCTTACCGCTGGAATTTTATACTAACTATAAAATTCGGCGTTACGGTTTTCATGGAACCAGCCACAAATATGTAAGCTTTAAAGCGGCGGAATTTTTACACCGTCCGTTGACGGATATGAAAGTGATAACCTGTCATCTTGGTAACGGAGCTTCCATTTCTGCCATCAAAAATGGTAAATCAATAGATACTTCAATGGGTTTTACTCCCTTAGAGGGCTTGATGATGGGAACCCGTTGCGGAGACATTGATCCTGCCATTCCGATACATATGCAACAACAGCTTGGACTTACAGTGGAAGAAGTGAATAACATATTAAATAAAAAAAGCGGTATGCTGGGTTTGAGTCATATTTCCAATGATATGAGGGAAATTGAAAGCGAAGTATTGGAAAAAAATAATCCCAAGGCGATTATGGCGTTAAATGTATATTGCTACCGCATAAAAAAATACATCGGCAGCTATTTTGCCGCTCTGAACGGACTTGATGTTTTGGTTTTTACCGGCGGAGTAGGTGAAAATATGCCGATTGCTCGTGATATTATCTGCCGGGATATGGAAGCGCTCGGCATAAAGATTAACCTGGAAGAAAATGCCAAACATAGTGATGATATCCAAGTTTTAAGTTCAGCCGAAGCAAAAGTAATCGTGCTAAAAATACCAACTAATGAAGAGCTGATGATAGCTCGCGAAACAGAAAACATATTAAGGCAGGAAAAATGA
- a CDS encoding S4 domain-containing protein, whose protein sequence is MRLDLLLNKLCLTKTRSIAKTACDKNLVLVNNKQAKAATDVKEGDIIIFRLYNAEHEIRITKIPEGNVAKKDTTKYYEMLRKEDLS, encoded by the coding sequence ATGCGCCTGGATCTCTTGCTGAATAAACTCTGCCTTACCAAAACTCGCTCCATAGCTAAAACTGCTTGCGATAAGAACTTGGTATTGGTAAACAATAAACAGGCAAAAGCGGCAACCGATGTAAAAGAAGGAGATATTATTATCTTTCGGCTCTATAATGCGGAACACGAAATCCGGATCACTAAAATTCCGGAAGGCAATGTAGCTAAAAAGGACACTACAAAATATTACGAGATGTTACGCAAAGAAGATCTTTCCTGA